A DNA window from Brassica napus cultivar Da-Ae chromosome C1, Da-Ae, whole genome shotgun sequence contains the following coding sequences:
- the LOC106376843 gene encoding F-box/kelch-repeat protein At3g16740-like isoform X2: MMISDLPRDMVEEVLCKLPMTSLRRARFTCKRWNNTLSKYWSFTRKYNGEAAKRKEFQVVMILEYKVYLMSVNLHNPSPSIEPIGKLHDAGVDIINVFHCQGLLLCVTKDGTRLVVWNPFTGQARWINPRDSYHRCDRYALGYEKKNNYPLKVLRFVDDYDRNLKRQHFYRGLSLKGNTYWFAENKLAPGEIGRVFLLCFNFTTESFGPRLRLPFRGRYGDTLTLSSVREEQLAVLFQECAPAYTLKVWISSKVGPNAVSWNKVFLSVVMKPLIGFQFHCFAGSFFVDEKNKAVVVIDTTRGHPFTIRNMAYVLGENGYFKSVDLGDFAPMKCWPLVCSYLPTLVKF, translated from the exons ATGATGATATCGGATCTCCCAAGGGATATGGTGGAGGAGGTGCTCTGTAAGCTTCCGATGACATCTCTGAGAAGAGCTCGATTCACCTGCAAAAGATGGAACAACACTTTATCAAAATATTGGAGCTTTACAAGAAAGTACAATGGTGAAGCAGCAAAGAGGAAGGAGTTTCAGGTGGTGATGATACTCGAATACAAGGTTTACTTGATGAGCGTCAACCTCCACAATCCATCTCCATCTATAGAGCCTATAGGTAAACTCCACGACGCTGGAGTCGACATAATTAATGTCTTTCACTGCCAAGGTTTGTTGTTATGCGTTACCAAAGACGGAACTAGGCTTGTTGTTTGGAACCCTTTTACTGGACAAGCAAGGTGGATCAACCCCAGAGATTCTTACCACAGATGTGACAGGTATGCTCTCGGATACGAGAAGAAGAACAACTACCCGCTCAAAGTCTTGAGATTTGTGGATGACTACGACCGCAACTTAAAGCGCCAA CATTTTTACCGCGGCTTGTCTCTCAAGGGCAATACTTACTGGTTTGCCGAAAACAAACTTGCACCAGGCGAAATAGGAAGAGTTTTTTTACTCTGTTTCAACTTTACAACAGAGAGTTTTGGACCGCGTCTGCGTCTGCCTTTCCGCGGTCGCTATGGAGATACATTGACTCTATCTAGCGTTAGAGAAGAGCAGCTTGCTGTCCTGTTTCAAGAATGTGCACCTGCATACACCTTGAAGGTTTGGATTAGTAGCAAGGTTGGTCCCAATGCAGTGTCGTGGAACAAGGTGTTCTTATCGGTTGTTATGAAACCACTAATCGGTTTTCAGTTTCATTGTTTCGCTGGAAGTTTCTTTGTTGATGAGAAGAACAAGGCCGTTGTGGTTATTGATACGACTAGAGGTCATCCTTTCACTATTCGTAATATGGCTTACGTTCTTGGTGAAAATGGATACTTCAAATCAGTCGATCTCGGTGATTTTGCACCCATGAAGTGCTGGCCACTTGTGTGCTCTTATCTTCCAACCTTGGTGAAATTCTAG
- the LOC106376843 gene encoding F-box/kelch-repeat protein At3g16740-like isoform X1, with product MMISDLPRDMVEEVLCKLPMTSLRRARFTCKRWNNTLSKYWSFTRKYNGEAAKRKEFQVVMILEYKVYLMSVNLHNPSPSIEPIGKLHDAGVDIINVFHCQGLLLCVTKDGTRLVVWNPFTGQARWINPRDSYHRCDRYALGYEKKNNYPLKVLRFVDDYDRNLKRQVCEFEIFNLNSSSWKVVDFNPDWMIQHFYRGLSLKGNTYWFAENKLAPGEIGRVFLLCFNFTTESFGPRLRLPFRGRYGDTLTLSSVREEQLAVLFQECAPAYTLKVWISSKVGPNAVSWNKVFLSVVMKPLIGFQFHCFAGSFFVDEKNKAVVVIDTTRGHPFTIRNMAYVLGENGYFKSVDLGDFAPMKCWPLVCSYLPTLVKF from the coding sequence ATGATGATATCGGATCTCCCAAGGGATATGGTGGAGGAGGTGCTCTGTAAGCTTCCGATGACATCTCTGAGAAGAGCTCGATTCACCTGCAAAAGATGGAACAACACTTTATCAAAATATTGGAGCTTTACAAGAAAGTACAATGGTGAAGCAGCAAAGAGGAAGGAGTTTCAGGTGGTGATGATACTCGAATACAAGGTTTACTTGATGAGCGTCAACCTCCACAATCCATCTCCATCTATAGAGCCTATAGGTAAACTCCACGACGCTGGAGTCGACATAATTAATGTCTTTCACTGCCAAGGTTTGTTGTTATGCGTTACCAAAGACGGAACTAGGCTTGTTGTTTGGAACCCTTTTACTGGACAAGCAAGGTGGATCAACCCCAGAGATTCTTACCACAGATGTGACAGGTATGCTCTCGGATACGAGAAGAAGAACAACTACCCGCTCAAAGTCTTGAGATTTGTGGATGACTACGACCGCAACTTAAAGCGCCAAGTATGTGAGTTTGAAATCTTCAATTTAAACTCTAGTTCTTGGAAGGTTGTTGATTTCAATCCAGACTGGATGATACAGCATTTTTACCGCGGCTTGTCTCTCAAGGGCAATACTTACTGGTTTGCCGAAAACAAACTTGCACCAGGCGAAATAGGAAGAGTTTTTTTACTCTGTTTCAACTTTACAACAGAGAGTTTTGGACCGCGTCTGCGTCTGCCTTTCCGCGGTCGCTATGGAGATACATTGACTCTATCTAGCGTTAGAGAAGAGCAGCTTGCTGTCCTGTTTCAAGAATGTGCACCTGCATACACCTTGAAGGTTTGGATTAGTAGCAAGGTTGGTCCCAATGCAGTGTCGTGGAACAAGGTGTTCTTATCGGTTGTTATGAAACCACTAATCGGTTTTCAGTTTCATTGTTTCGCTGGAAGTTTCTTTGTTGATGAGAAGAACAAGGCCGTTGTGGTTATTGATACGACTAGAGGTCATCCTTTCACTATTCGTAATATGGCTTACGTTCTTGGTGAAAATGGATACTTCAAATCAGTCGATCTCGGTGATTTTGCACCCATGAAGTGCTGGCCACTTGTGTGCTCTTATCTTCCAACCTTGGTGAAATTCTAG
- the BNAC01G44270D gene encoding MD-2-related lipid-recognition protein ROSY1, whose translation MAISHALQPLLHFHLLVSLFVLPVALAASVSDFRICQNSQQSPIKVNAVEVSPYPFTSGTNANFTITGFTSQELPNDAEVSVGLTSDGRLGTGSLVTTLKRYSLCDITTSCPVAPGSIVLTFSNIFIPQDLLQLIGKGYYVLVRRLEMNNSYEPMMCIMLN comes from the exons ATGGCGATATCTCACGCCCTGCAGCCTTTGCTTCATTTTCACCTCCTTGTGTCACTCTTTGTCTTACCAGTTGCTTTGGCCGCCTCTGTCAGCGACTTCCGAATCTGCCAGA ATTCTCAGCAGTCTCCCATTAAAGTCAACGCTGTGGAGGTCTCTCCATACCCATTTACGAGTGGCACTAACGCAAACTTTACCATAACCGGTTTTACAA GCCAAGAATTACCTAATGATGCAGAAGTAAGTGTAGGACTCACTTCTGATGGGAGACTCGGCACGGGGTCACTTGTAACCACTTTAAAACGTTACTCCCTCTGCGATATAACAACGTCATGCCCTGTTGCACCTGGCTCCATTGTGCTCACTTTCTCAAACATATTCATTCCACAAGACTTACTACAACTCATAGGA AAAGGATACTATGTTCTTGTCCGGAGACTCGAGATGAATAATTCATATGAGCCCATGATGTGCATCATGCTCAATTGA